A genomic region of Prevotella scopos JCM 17725 contains the following coding sequences:
- a CDS encoding relaxase/mobilization nuclease domain-containing protein, whose translation MIGKCKAIAHGSTALDYIFREGKLGYRLAFHNLCSREPKAIYEEMKVVSDYNSRCRNKFLRIEIGIAPQDEKKLSVSELMWITHLFAKQMGLDNHQWVAVTHKDTDNRHIHIIANRISLYGEVYDTTFVSNRAARVAEEISREKHLTIAKEVKAKKQHQEPKASPIREQTKQQVQQICYALLDKYKGMGITGHSMFLYELNKNGIAIERMKNKQGKVYGLKFSYAGQSFKASEIGREFGYRSLQKNFEPTNREEPRKPHQTIQEATEKNERPDTGYQLVPPSRSSISRDNDTPQVQNPISTVADTIVSAADEVVEGLGDLITPSTQGNDYAETAWQRKLRNQANRKKKRGRGL comes from the coding sequence ATGATAGGAAAATGTAAGGCGATAGCGCACGGCAGCACGGCTTTAGACTATATCTTCAGAGAGGGCAAGCTTGGCTATCGACTTGCCTTCCACAATCTTTGCAGCAGGGAGCCAAAGGCTATCTATGAGGAAATGAAAGTGGTCAGCGATTACAACAGTCGTTGCAGGAACAAGTTTCTCCGTATCGAAATAGGCATCGCACCGCAGGACGAGAAAAAGCTGTCTGTGTCCGAACTCATGTGGATAACCCATTTATTTGCCAAGCAAATGGGACTTGACAACCACCAATGGGTGGCGGTAACGCACAAGGATACCGACAACAGACACATTCACATCATTGCCAACCGCATCAGTTTGTACGGAGAGGTCTATGATACTACTTTTGTGAGCAATAGGGCAGCAAGGGTGGCGGAAGAAATCAGCAGGGAGAAACACTTGACCATCGCAAAGGAGGTCAAGGCGAAAAAGCAGCATCAGGAGCCAAAAGCCAGTCCAATAAGAGAGCAGACAAAACAGCAGGTACAGCAAATCTGCTATGCCCTGCTTGACAAGTACAAAGGTATGGGTATTACTGGGCATTCCATGTTCCTTTACGAGTTGAACAAGAACGGCATCGCGATAGAGCGCATGAAGAACAAGCAGGGCAAGGTCTATGGCTTGAAGTTCTCATACGCAGGACAATCATTCAAGGCATCCGAAATCGGCAGGGAGTTCGGCTACCGTTCCCTGCAGAAAAACTTTGAACCAACCAACAGGGAAGAGCCAAGGAAACCACACCAAACAATACAGGAGGCAACAGAAAAGAACGAACGCCCTGATACCGGTTATCAACTCGTACCTCCAAGCCGCTCCTCAATTTCACGAGACAATGACACACCACAAGTGCAGAATCCTATTAGTACAGTGGCAGACACCATTGTTAGTGCAGCCGATGAAGTTGTGGAAGGATTAGGCGATTTGATTACACCATCCACACAGGGCAATGACTATGCTGAAACAGCGTGGCAGCGCAAGCTCAGGAACCAAGCCAACAGAAAGAAAAAACGTGGAAGAGGATTATAA
- a CDS encoding plasmid mobilization protein, with product MKRYKGKAARWQQQDKEEQRMNKTEFIKVRCTLEEKQRIKSKAESAGRKFSDYCREILLNGEVTAVPKMTDNEREAIAILHHTGKFYGQVSNLIKVKDERWVLITKNLSLCAKEAFKRFYDPHFRVEDEVYKVLNLTRNDRKM from the coding sequence ATGAAAAGATACAAAGGAAAAGCTGCCCGATGGCAGCAACAGGATAAGGAAGAACAGCGGATGAACAAAACGGAGTTCATCAAGGTAAGATGCACCTTAGAAGAGAAGCAGCGTATCAAGTCAAAAGCGGAAAGTGCAGGGCGGAAGTTCTCAGATTACTGCCGTGAGATACTCCTTAACGGAGAAGTAACAGCCGTTCCCAAGATGACAGACAATGAGAGGGAAGCCATTGCCATTCTCCATCATACAGGAAAGTTCTATGGACAGGTATCCAATCTCATCAAGGTCAAGGACGAAAGGTGGGTACTCATCACAAAGAACCTATCACTATGTGCAAAAGAAGCATTTAAGCGGTTTTACGACCCTCATTTTCGTGTGGAAGATGAGGTATATAAGGTCTTAAATCTAACAAGAAATGATAGGAAAATGTAA
- a CDS encoding glycoside hydrolase family 2 TIM barrel-domain containing protein produces the protein MYKQLLFGLLLSSLTATPIQADNHPTGGYLFGQATAPTGDEWQSPGALGYNKLPARALFSSFSSVDEARKVLPEFAKDYLSLNGEWHFHFAKNPDKRPKDFFAKGYDDSKWDRLQVPVSWNMAGIQKDGTLKYGVPIYVNQWVIFKYNIEPGDWKKGVMREPPKNYTTYEYRNEVGSFRRSFDIPANWDGKEVYLNFDGVDSFFYLWINGHYVGFSKNSRNTAQFDITPYITKGKNEVAVEVYRSSDGSFLEAQDMFRLPGIFRNVSVTATPKVHIADVKAIPSFEDGKGTIDLNTTLQNLTAKNAKDLHLRWSIYKNRLFADDNELVATFEDTKTRTACGSNAQTDLRQTLTLNNVAAWTAEAPNVYVLVGELLQGKKVVETISFQTGFRTVEIKDTPASQDEFGLAGRYYYINGKPVKLKGVNRHDTNPLTGKVISREQMEREIMLMKRANINHIRTSHYPNDPYFYYLCNKYGIYLESEANIESHEYFYGKASLSHVPEFQAAHVDRVMTMTRQLVNQPSIVIWSLGNEAGPGHNFVVAYDSLKAYDASRPVQYERNNDIVDIGSNQYPSIAWTRDAVKGKMNIKYPFHISEYAHSMGNAVGNLVDYWNAMESTNFFMGGAIWDWIDQSMYNYTKDGKRYLGYGGDFGDTPNDGQFVMNGIIFGDELPKPQYYEVKKVYQYIGTSWKDTKTATLDVFNKNYYTDDLSNYAMSYELTADGVRVKQGELELGSVPARKHKSITIAGLNEGLDPNKEYLLHVTYRLKRDMPWAKAGYIQAEEQLPVQVAAVRPALDAKGKVMISTVKDNKLALSGKDFTTTFDLSKGTIYNLQYAGKTIIPDGCGPELNAFRAWVNNDNWAYEDWYANGLNNLQHKCTDYTTHANADGSVSVVFNVVSQAPYGYRLEGGNANWKKLIEYKEKPFGKDDFHFNTQVVYTIFPDGSIESESAITSNKPNLTLAKLGYTLRIPNQLGRLNYYGRGTIDNYPDRKTGQMIGIYAQPNVKDEFVAFPKPQDTGNHQDTRWLSLTGDDGNGALFVAKDKMSFSALPWSDNTIAMANHPHELPQSDYTYLHLDMAITGLGGNSCGQGGPLKHDRVMATPHTFGYMIRPMSAVKTDALVRDANVSLKGATPLTIVRDAEGNVTINANGAKGDIFYRINGSKKAMKYMGAVNLHDGGTISAWTKENDWLVASQTFSRIESIPLSVVFASSQESGEGDASHLTDGNPSTYWHTMYSVTVANYPHWVDFDCGGMKTIKGFTYLPRQDSNNGNIKNYSIQVSNDGKTWSKPVAEGTFENNRKEKTILLTTPVRTRFVRLTALSEQNGQDFATGAEFKVLEK, from the coding sequence ATGTATAAGCAATTACTATTCGGTTTACTATTATCGTCATTAACAGCGACACCGATACAAGCTGATAACCATCCTACGGGAGGCTATCTCTTCGGTCAGGCTACAGCACCAACGGGTGATGAGTGGCAGTCGCCAGGTGCATTGGGCTACAATAAGTTGCCTGCTCGTGCCTTGTTTTCATCCTTCTCATCCGTCGATGAAGCACGGAAGGTGCTGCCAGAGTTCGCAAAGGATTACCTTTCTCTCAACGGAGAATGGCATTTCCACTTCGCAAAAAACCCTGATAAACGTCCAAAGGACTTCTTCGCAAAGGGTTATGATGATAGTAAGTGGGATCGTCTGCAGGTGCCTGTAAGCTGGAATATGGCAGGTATTCAGAAGGATGGAACGCTGAAATATGGTGTACCAATCTATGTCAATCAGTGGGTTATCTTTAAGTATAACATCGAACCAGGCGACTGGAAGAAGGGTGTTATGCGTGAACCACCAAAGAACTATACCACCTACGAATATCGTAATGAAGTGGGTTCATTCAGAAGAAGTTTTGATATCCCAGCCAACTGGGACGGCAAGGAGGTCTATCTGAACTTTGATGGTGTTGACTCCTTCTTCTATCTATGGATTAACGGCCATTACGTAGGCTTCTCAAAGAACTCTCGTAACACGGCACAATTCGATATCACACCTTATATCACAAAGGGTAAGAACGAGGTGGCTGTTGAGGTTTACCGCTCATCGGATGGTAGTTTCCTTGAGGCGCAAGACATGTTCCGCCTGCCTGGTATCTTCCGTAACGTGAGTGTTACGGCAACGCCAAAGGTGCATATCGCTGACGTGAAGGCAATCCCTTCCTTTGAAGATGGTAAGGGTACTATCGACCTCAATACAACACTGCAGAACCTCACTGCTAAGAATGCAAAGGACCTCCACCTCCGTTGGAGCATCTATAAGAACAGACTCTTTGCTGACGACAACGAACTCGTTGCAACCTTCGAGGATACGAAGACGAGGACCGCTTGTGGCAGCAATGCCCAGACCGACCTCCGGCAGACGCTCACCCTGAACAATGTGGCAGCGTGGACGGCTGAAGCGCCAAATGTCTATGTCCTTGTTGGCGAGCTGTTGCAGGGGAAGAAGGTTGTTGAAACCATCAGTTTCCAAACTGGTTTCCGTACCGTTGAGATTAAGGATACACCTGCCAGTCAGGACGAGTTCGGTTTGGCTGGAAGATATTATTATATCAATGGTAAACCTGTGAAACTCAAGGGTGTCAACCGCCACGACACGAATCCATTGACGGGTAAGGTGATTTCTCGTGAGCAGATGGAACGTGAGATTATGCTGATGAAACGTGCGAATATCAACCACATCCGTACCTCACATTATCCTAACGACCCTTACTTCTATTATCTCTGCAACAAGTATGGTATCTACTTGGAGAGCGAAGCCAACATCGAGAGCCACGAATACTTCTATGGCAAGGCGTCACTTTCTCACGTGCCAGAGTTCCAAGCAGCCCACGTCGATCGCGTCATGACAATGACACGTCAGTTGGTCAATCAGCCATCCATCGTAATCTGGAGTCTTGGCAACGAGGCAGGACCAGGTCATAACTTCGTTGTAGCTTACGACTCTTTGAAGGCTTACGATGCATCCCGACCCGTTCAGTATGAGCGCAATAACGACATCGTGGATATAGGTTCTAACCAGTATCCAAGTATTGCGTGGACTCGTGATGCCGTGAAAGGAAAGATGAACATCAAGTATCCTTTCCACATCTCAGAGTATGCCCACTCAATGGGTAATGCTGTCGGCAACCTCGTTGACTATTGGAACGCGATGGAGTCAACCAACTTCTTCATGGGTGGTGCCATCTGGGACTGGATTGACCAGAGTATGTATAACTACACAAAGGATGGCAAACGTTACCTAGGTTATGGTGGCGACTTCGGTGATACACCTAATGACGGCCAGTTCGTTATGAATGGTATCATCTTCGGAGATGAGCTGCCAAAGCCACAATACTATGAGGTGAAGAAGGTTTATCAGTATATTGGTACAAGCTGGAAGGATACGAAGACCGCTACTCTGGACGTATTCAATAAGAACTATTACACGGATGACCTCAGCAATTACGCTATGTCGTACGAGTTGACAGCTGATGGCGTACGCGTAAAACAGGGCGAGCTCGAACTTGGTAGCGTACCCGCACGAAAGCATAAGAGCATCACGATAGCAGGCCTCAACGAGGGTCTCGACCCTAACAAGGAGTACCTCCTTCACGTTACCTATCGTCTCAAACGTGACATGCCATGGGCTAAGGCGGGCTATATTCAGGCTGAGGAGCAGTTGCCTGTACAGGTAGCAGCGGTGCGTCCTGCCCTCGACGCAAAGGGTAAGGTGATGATATCTACCGTGAAGGATAACAAGTTAGCCCTTTCAGGTAAGGACTTTACGACAACATTCGACCTCTCTAAGGGTACTATTTATAACCTTCAATATGCTGGTAAGACCATCATTCCTGATGGTTGTGGACCAGAATTGAACGCCTTCCGTGCGTGGGTCAACAACGACAACTGGGCTTACGAGGATTGGTATGCGAACGGTTTGAACAACCTCCAACATAAGTGCACTGACTATACCACCCACGCCAATGCTGACGGCTCAGTGTCAGTGGTCTTCAACGTTGTGTCACAAGCACCTTATGGCTATCGCCTTGAGGGTGGCAATGCCAACTGGAAGAAGCTGATTGAGTACAAAGAGAAGCCTTTCGGCAAGGACGACTTCCACTTCAATACGCAGGTGGTTTACACCATCTTCCCTGACGGAAGTATAGAGAGTGAGAGTGCAATCACAAGTAATAAACCTAACCTGACACTTGCGAAATTGGGTTATACCCTTCGTATTCCTAACCAGCTCGGTCGTCTGAACTACTATGGTCGTGGTACCATAGATAACTATCCCGACCGCAAGACGGGTCAGATGATTGGTATCTATGCACAGCCGAATGTGAAGGATGAGTTCGTTGCCTTCCCTAAACCACAGGACACTGGCAACCATCAAGATACACGTTGGCTCTCACTGACGGGTGACGATGGTAACGGTGCGCTCTTCGTGGCAAAAGATAAGATGAGTTTCTCAGCGCTGCCTTGGTCGGATAACACCATCGCCATGGCTAACCACCCACACGAGTTGCCACAGAGCGACTACACCTATCTACACCTTGACATGGCTATCACGGGGCTTGGTGGTAACAGCTGTGGACAGGGTGGTCCGCTGAAGCACGACCGTGTAATGGCAACGCCACATACCTTCGGTTATATGATTCGTCCTATGTCTGCGGTCAAGACGGACGCACTCGTGCGTGATGCGAATGTAAGTCTGAAGGGTGCTACCCCACTGACCATCGTTCGAGATGCGGAAGGCAACGTGACAATCAATGCAAATGGAGCCAAAGGCGACATCTTCTATCGTATCAATGGTAGCAAGAAGGCGATGAAGTACATGGGAGCAGTGAACCTACATGATGGTGGTACCATCTCAGCGTGGACGAAGGAGAACGATTGGCTCGTTGCTTCTCAAACCTTCTCACGCATTGAGAGCATCCCATTGTCTGTTGTCTTTGCCTCAAGTCAGGAGAGCGGTGAAGGTGATGCAAGTCACTTAACTGACGGCAACCCAAGCACTTACTGGCACACGATGTACTCAGTGACAGTGGCAAACTACCCTCACTGGGTCGATTTCGATTGTGGCGGTATGAAGACCATCAAGGGCTTCACCTATCTTCCTCGTCAGGACAGCAACAATGGTAACATCAAGAACTACAGCATCCAGGTGAGCAACGATGGTAAAACATGGAGCAAGCCTGTTGCTGAGGGTACCTTTGAGAATAACCGAAAGGAGAAGACCATCCTCCTCACCACCCCTGTCAGGACCCGCTTCGTCCGCCTGACAGCCCTCAGTGAGCAGAATGGTCAGGACTTCGCCACTGGGGCAGAGTTTAAGGTGTTGGAGAAGTAA
- a CDS encoding DUF3408 domain-containing protein, whose translation MEKKTVSKEEMENTIRKSFSMSQAESSSEQTVAEFRAKGMKNIQEQKQQGTEHVIKYVTPAEPAQHTEHATVQKRISAKMRKETLDAYKQAFLVPTKLSERKAVYLSRETQERADFIVRRLGDRGSNLSSFVENIVRIHLGEYGEDVEKWRKL comes from the coding sequence ATGGAAAAGAAAACAGTCAGCAAAGAGGAAATGGAAAATACCATCAGGAAATCTTTCAGTATGAGCCAAGCTGAAAGTTCAAGTGAACAAACCGTCGCTGAATTTCGAGCAAAGGGAATGAAAAATATTCAAGAGCAAAAACAACAAGGAACAGAACATGTCATAAAGTATGTTACGCCAGCCGAGCCTGCACAGCATACAGAGCATGCAACCGTTCAAAAACGCATCAGTGCCAAGATGAGAAAAGAGACACTCGACGCATACAAGCAGGCGTTCCTCGTTCCGACAAAGCTAAGTGAGAGAAAGGCGGTTTACCTGAGCAGGGAGACGCAGGAACGTGCCGACTTCATCGTTCGCAGGTTGGGTGACAGGGGTAGCAATCTTTCAAGTTTCGTGGAGAACATCGTGCGCATCCATTTGGGGGAATACGGTGAGGATGTAGAGAAATGGAGAAAACTGTGA
- a CDS encoding winged helix-turn-helix transcriptional regulator gives MNRNEVRDALYPNCPIRNVLSRVGDKWSMLVLFTLENNDCQRFKELQRNIPDISQKMLTATLKMLEGDGLIHREVFPEIPPRVEYSLTEKGKSLLPLIDNLLSWASENMEDIIESRKQYLLK, from the coding sequence ATGAATAGAAACGAAGTCAGAGATGCCCTCTATCCTAACTGCCCTATAAGAAATGTACTATCAAGAGTAGGGGACAAGTGGTCGATGTTGGTGCTTTTCACGTTGGAGAACAACGATTGCCAACGCTTTAAGGAACTGCAACGTAATATACCCGATATTTCTCAAAAGATGCTGACTGCAACGCTGAAGATGTTGGAGGGTGATGGACTTATTCATCGGGAAGTCTTTCCAGAGATACCTCCCCGCGTTGAATATTCGCTTACGGAGAAAGGGAAAAGTCTACTACCGCTTATCGACAACCTCCTTTCATGGGCGAGTGAGAACATGGAAGATATTATAGAGTCGAGAAAACAGTATCTTTTAAAGTAG
- a CDS encoding sirohydrochlorin chelatase produces the protein MNKKIILMLAFMLTTLSTLQAKTALMIVAHGSPMESWRKPVLDLEPLVKQQVAEGKLKGIDIVKVALMEYTEPSVASVVKACEAEGADTIFALPIFIAPSGHTEEDLPNILGHKYNPYVREELAEEKTEMVHTKTPIILGPTFYYSYLLEKSMHDRIQSLSKDPQNEAVIFLAHGDDERIGFWKEVLNNVDKYTKENTKINYVDHALIEMGHNFSNELMPLLTKAAQKKKRIIVQGIYLTSDVKRMADRHKMQDVQKELVKKTGAEIIYSPDGILPASTSRVVEWIVAQTKQWVESKR, from the coding sequence ATGAACAAAAAGATTATTTTGATGTTAGCCTTCATGCTAACAACCCTTTCAACGCTACAAGCGAAAACAGCTTTAATGATTGTAGCTCACGGATCACCAATGGAGTCATGGCGTAAGCCCGTATTAGACTTAGAGCCACTTGTGAAACAACAGGTTGCAGAGGGGAAACTAAAAGGTATTGATATTGTAAAGGTAGCCTTGATGGAATATACCGAGCCTTCAGTGGCATCCGTGGTAAAGGCATGCGAAGCAGAAGGTGCTGACACCATCTTTGCACTCCCTATCTTCATCGCACCATCCGGTCATACAGAAGAGGATTTGCCAAACATCCTTGGTCATAAATACAACCCTTATGTGCGCGAAGAGCTGGCTGAAGAGAAGACGGAGATGGTACACACGAAGACGCCAATCATCCTCGGTCCCACCTTCTATTATAGCTACCTCTTAGAGAAGAGCATGCACGACCGCATTCAGAGTCTGTCAAAAGACCCTCAGAACGAGGCTGTCATCTTCCTCGCACATGGCGATGACGAGCGCATAGGCTTTTGGAAGGAGGTGCTTAACAACGTAGATAAGTACACGAAGGAGAATACGAAGATTAACTATGTTGACCATGCACTCATTGAGATGGGACACAATTTTAGTAATGAGCTGATGCCATTGCTCACCAAGGCTGCCCAGAAGAAAAAGCGTATCATCGTACAAGGAATCTATCTCACCTCTGATGTGAAGCGTATGGCTGACCGTCACAAGATGCAGGATGTGCAGAAGGAATTGGTGAAGAAGACTGGTGCAGAGATTATCTATAGCCCAGACGGAATTCTTCCAGCTTCTACCTCTCGTGTTGTAGAGTGGATTGTAGCCCAGACAAAGCAATGGGTAGAAAGCAAACGATAA
- a CDS encoding cupin domain-containing protein encodes MKTVETIKNGKNFTAVNVGKLSDIKDYVLPFGEIEIPGKVFVGQALQTTGSELSFQTLVPGQDSGFLHTHKTHEELYFILKGEGEYQVDGEVFPVTEGSIIRVAPEGKRALKNTGNDEMLMLCIQYKANSFAENDAPAGDGVILNEELKW; translated from the coding sequence ATGAAAACAGTTGAAACGATCAAGAATGGTAAGAACTTCACAGCAGTAAACGTAGGTAAGCTCAGCGATATCAAGGACTATGTGCTCCCATTCGGAGAGATAGAGATTCCGGGTAAGGTATTCGTTGGTCAGGCATTACAGACGACAGGTAGCGAACTTTCATTCCAGACACTCGTTCCCGGACAAGATAGTGGTTTCCTTCACACACACAAGACACACGAGGAACTTTACTTTATCCTCAAAGGTGAAGGTGAGTATCAGGTTGATGGCGAGGTCTTCCCAGTGACTGAAGGTAGTATTATTCGCGTTGCTCCAGAAGGTAAGCGTGCGCTGAAGAATACTGGTAATGACGAGATGTTAATGCTCTGCATCCAGTATAAGGCAAACAGCTTTGCTGAGAATGATGCACCTGCTGGCGATGGTGTGATACTGAATGAAGAACTGAAATGGTAA
- a CDS encoding YiiX/YebB-like N1pC/P60 family cysteine hydrolase yields MKKFKTIIMLLLVAIALYAQRTPRVTNDFKEGDLIFQVSQSRQSPFIQLATNSPWSHCGVIVEKEGKLYVLEASNVVKLTPLKKWIDRGKMGRCKRRRVLNKPVKIKYAKYLGKRYDLAFKFNNDKYYCSELIYDIYKDQFGIQLATPKPVKSYHIFGLGKLMKRRGMDPNQKVVAPCDLL; encoded by the coding sequence ATGAAAAAGTTTAAGACAATAATCATGTTACTATTGGTTGCTATTGCATTGTATGCGCAGCGAACTCCAAGAGTGACGAATGATTTTAAGGAAGGAGACTTAATCTTTCAAGTATCGCAAAGTCGTCAGTCGCCTTTTATTCAATTAGCAACTAATTCTCCGTGGTCACATTGTGGTGTGATTGTAGAAAAGGAAGGAAAACTCTATGTGCTTGAAGCCTCTAATGTTGTCAAGCTCACTCCACTTAAGAAGTGGATTGATAGGGGTAAGATGGGAAGGTGTAAGAGAAGACGAGTACTGAACAAACCTGTCAAAATTAAGTATGCTAAATACCTTGGTAAGCGTTATGATTTAGCCTTTAAGTTTAATAATGACAAGTATTATTGTTCAGAACTTATATACGACATCTATAAGGATCAGTTTGGTATTCAACTTGCTACGCCCAAGCCTGTCAAGTCTTATCATATCTTCGGACTTGGTAAACTAATGAAAAGACGTGGTATGGACCCAAATCAGAAAGTCGTTGCTCCTTGTGACTTGTTATAG